A window of Corticium candelabrum chromosome 3, ooCorCand1.1, whole genome shotgun sequence contains these coding sequences:
- the LOC134177419 gene encoding uncharacterized protein LOC134177419: MPHQRSPEERHHDTVVTTFDSLLYLDACRHDTCSLVGSSGNLRNYLHGKLIDKSDVVIRVNNPPIRGYEDYVGTRPADILIFNDHIANCFGNSTHPTLYIRSTDNALTKNGGVIKKCQAHWVAPLYSFSRFIQQQTRAALLYYAERFPSTRLSIHATSGLKAVLFSMMICRQVVLFGFGMQGAKTWHYYPPYSNYTPSHHDISIETRIIQDLANGTFRSSLADFRDDTFGKLNITLLGY; the protein is encoded by the coding sequence ATGCCACATCAGAGAAGTCCAGAGGAACGACACCACGACACGGTTGTGACGACGTTCGACTCTCTGTTATATCTCGATGCTTGTCGTCATGACACTTGTTCTCTAGTTGGCTCATCCGGGAATTTGAGAAATTATTTGCACGGGAAACTGATTGACAAAAGCGACGTCGTCATTCGTGTCAACAATCCACCAATCAGAGGATACGAGGATTATGTGGGGACACGCCCAGCtgatatattaatatttaatgaTCATATTGCCAATTGCTTTGGTAACAGCACTCATCCAACTCTGTATATCCGTTCTACAGACAACGCTTTGACGAAAAATGGAGGCGTTATTAAGAAATGTCAAGCACATTGGGTTGCACCTTTGTACTCCTTCTCCAGGTTTATTCAACAGCAAACACGGGCTGCATTGCTGTATTATGCTGAGAGGTTTCCTTCTACACGCCTCTCCATTCATGCTACCAGTGGTTTGAAAGCCGTCCTGTTTAGCATGATGATATGCAGGCAGGTTGTGCTGTTTGGATTTGGAATGCAAGGAGCGAAGACGTGGCATTATTATCCTCCTTACTCGAACTACACACCTTCTCACCACGACATATCTATAGAAACAAGAATAATACAAGACCTAGCGAATGGAACGTTTAGAAGTAGTCTAGCTGATTTTCGAGATGACACGTTTGGCAAACTAAATATTACATTGTTGGGGTATTGA
- the LOC134177435 gene encoding uncharacterized protein LOC134177435: MRRSAQRLKELSFLFMIIGLTTITYFVIYIRVIGTPHGIHKEKIKRLKFQRLRDRLGCISLWEQVGCRSKYSILRCARSKRSPDERHYDSFVTTFESLVYLNACRHDTCSLVGSSGNLRNHRYGKLIDASNIVIRINNPPIKGYEEYAGTRPADISIVNDHSNCFNSTTHPTLYIRSKDNALTKDQGVIGVCQAHRIASLYSLSRFIQRNYVHATSGLKALIFSMMICKQVLLFGFGMQGTNSWHYYPPYSNYTPLHHEMSLESRIIQDLANGTFGSSTADFRNEIFGKVNVTFLGY; encoded by the exons ATGAGGAGGAGTGCTCAACGGTTGAAGGAGCTGTCGTTCCTGTTCATGATAATCGGACTGACTACTATCACCTATTTCGTCATCTACATTCGTGTGATAGGGACCCCTCATGGTATACACAAGGAGAAGATAAAGAGACTCAAGTTTCAGAGATTGCGTGATCGACTAGGCTGCATATCTCTATGGGAGCAGGTCGGTTGTCGATCAAAATATTCAATACTTCGTTGTGCGCGTAGTAAGAGGAGTCCAGACGAACGTCACTATGACTCGTTCGTGACGACATTTGAATCTCTCGTGTATCTAAATGCGTGTCGACATGACACTTGCTCTCTGGTAGGTTCTTCCGGAAATTTGAGAAATCATCGCTATGGGAAACTGATAGATGCAAGCAACATCGTCATTCGTATCAACAATCCACCAATCAAGGGATATGAGGAATATGCTGGGACACGCCCAGCTGATATATCCATAGTTAATGATCATTCAAATTGCTTTAATAGCACCACTCATCCTACTCTGTATATTCGTTCTAAGGACAATGCTTTGACAAAGGATCAAGGCGTTATTGGAGTATGTCAAGCACATCGGATTGCATCTCTGTACTCTCTGTCCAGGTTTATTCAAC GCAACTATGTTCATGCTACGAGCGGTTTGAAAGCCCTCATTTTTAGCATGATGATATGCAAGCAGGTTCTCTTGTTTGGATTTGGAATGCAAGGAACGAACAGTTGGCATTATTATCCTCCTTACTCGAACTATACACCTCTTCATCACGAGATGTCTTTGGAATCAAGAATAATACAAGACCTTGCAAATGGAACGTTTGGCAGTAGTACAGCTGATTTTCGAAACGAAATATTTGGCAAAGTAAATGTTACGTTCTTGGGGTATTGA